In Alkalidesulfovibrio alkalitolerans DSM 16529, one genomic interval encodes:
- a CDS encoding alpha-2-macroglobulin family protein, with the protein MSDEPRPLPWKNILIAVLLAVIVVQAWQSRAPKPAPDERPAETARATPGGQVREFTADMGQNALLLVFDTPYGTVEGPVEEGRLPLTLAPEIPGQWAWISAYALRFSPEQGLPAGTAFEVRLDPAALPREQPPLAEPHRLTAATPPFVVTDMRLAETDVTTDAVVRARLAGRVRFSHEVRPQDFLEHVRLIDPAKPGEPVPLSLTTGYVSNEISFVTERLRKTTEPRDLVLTVGKELSPVNGGALGQDMTLTRPFGIDPVLRLMGAAPVERGATAFSLRLDFSAPVSPDQARSLISVSPAVAFTLRGRADESLTLEGPFAPGARYTVSVSPGLSALDGARAESPLSVEVAVPDLTARAAFADPGLYLTARGAETLRIEAVNADQAQLSIDRIHANNLFYALATQGYDLLRDEGWSGAIARVLGDRIVEEWITLPKTRNTLHHVPLALGERIGKERPGLYRVQVNLPGQWRVSQRYVCITDIGLTAKRAGDDILVWTARFSNLAPAAGTRLTVLSDQNQVLAEGAAGPDGLWRATLPDNADGRATPFVVLARAPQGDDFSFLLFDATRADTQGLDTGGALLPPSGLRAFVFGERDIYRPGETARTALILRGRDLSPPPPVPLAVSVADPRGREAYARTVTTDEAGWAFLDLALPGSAATGPFTMAVRAGEDVVGEYRFQVEEFVPDRIRVEVDAPGEPAPGAEIPLAVRAAWLFGPPAANLPVEVRARIEARPFAPKGFEGFAFGRLEGEFEPREIFAEEGSLDEDGAFTARLRLPGGLTPPAALTLTVAGRVREQGGRGVTAARAVAVHAYPAYPGLGVPGREGFAPGAEVALPFVWITPDGGTAPDAELTAQLVEERWQTVLRRAADGSLRYVSVSDPRVVQTRQVRAVDGKGSLSFVPPGLGGYRIALGDPASGAAAETRFWVSGAGFGAWATSDGARVEIMADKKDYRPGETAVFQLRSPFPGKALVTLERDAVLRHQVVDMPGNTAEVRFVLDEEHAPNVYVTAVVVRKVGDIAPGEPGRAFGSTPVNVSREARRLAVSTEAPELSRPGTRLEATAKTAPGARLTLAVVDEGVLRLISQKTPDPFAYFLAKRGLDVESFDIFSLLFPEPRGNRARPGGGISDDESRYTGSAPIRRSRPVTFFSGPLTADASGLARFAVDLPEDFQGALRIMAVAAHEGRFGSSETAARVKSPLVLLPSFPRFLATGDTALTAVTLRNDTGRAGEFSVRLAAEGAGEVENPAFTLSLPEGGEGLALFTLRADDEEGEIDLRVTAEGNGETSRTSETLAVRAKSPPVTSVSGRALEAAETELIAPDMSPDVGPITPGSLRRELTIGNQPLLRFGGQLERLLRYPYGCAEQTVSAAFPLLRFEDLAQTLAPHLFADASPKAMVQQAIARLGTMQADDGGFAMWPAFGSGWSDAPSSEPYVSVYAAHFLVAADRLGFAVQPGLLGPALDYVGRQARGSGTGASALRVRAYACFVLAQAGRPERGVMDALRERHLAAMPPDARALLAASYALVGEAEQARGAAAFGDPVFTAARESGGDLDSPVRARALTLLGLSYSVPDDPRLAPLATDLSARLSADAWFTTQETALGFMALGHYLGQRREAGSFAGEVILPDGSRHAVSSDKTVTLRDIRGDGPIKVRLNEGFSPGAALISLRATAAPTGPLPPESQGLSVARAFLDREGNPVDLAAVRQGDLVVVRTEVASQSGRVDNVALLSLLPAGFEVENPRLTSTERLPWMETLSDPLWQDLRDDRTAVFASITAEKPLTVYTLLRAVTAGEFAVPAPLAEAMYDPGVYARGEAGRLSVTRGQ; encoded by the coding sequence ATGTCCGACGAGCCGCGCCCGCTGCCCTGGAAAAACATCCTCATAGCCGTGCTCCTGGCCGTGATCGTGGTCCAGGCTTGGCAGAGCCGCGCGCCCAAGCCCGCGCCGGACGAGCGGCCCGCCGAGACGGCGCGCGCGACGCCCGGCGGCCAGGTGCGCGAGTTCACGGCCGACATGGGCCAAAACGCCCTGCTGCTGGTCTTCGACACCCCCTACGGCACGGTCGAGGGGCCGGTGGAGGAAGGCCGCCTGCCCCTGACGCTCGCGCCTGAAATACCCGGCCAGTGGGCCTGGATATCGGCCTACGCGCTGCGTTTCTCGCCCGAGCAGGGATTGCCCGCCGGGACCGCCTTCGAGGTTCGTCTGGACCCGGCCGCGCTGCCCCGCGAGCAGCCGCCCCTGGCCGAGCCGCACCGCCTCACGGCCGCAACGCCGCCCTTCGTGGTCACCGACATGCGCCTCGCCGAGACCGACGTGACCACCGACGCCGTGGTGCGCGCCCGCCTCGCGGGCCGGGTGCGTTTCTCGCACGAGGTCAGGCCCCAGGACTTCCTGGAGCACGTGCGTTTGATCGACCCGGCCAAGCCGGGCGAGCCCGTGCCGCTCTCCCTGACCACGGGCTACGTCAGCAACGAGATATCCTTCGTCACAGAGCGGCTGCGCAAGACCACCGAGCCGCGCGACCTTGTCCTGACCGTGGGCAAGGAACTTTCGCCCGTAAACGGCGGCGCGCTCGGCCAGGACATGACGCTTACGCGGCCCTTCGGCATCGATCCGGTGTTGCGGCTCATGGGCGCGGCCCCGGTGGAGCGCGGGGCCACGGCCTTCTCCCTGCGCCTGGACTTCTCCGCGCCGGTCTCTCCGGATCAGGCGCGCAGCCTGATCAGCGTCTCCCCGGCCGTGGCCTTCACGCTGCGCGGCCGCGCGGACGAGAGCCTGACCCTGGAAGGCCCCTTCGCGCCCGGCGCGCGCTACACGGTGAGCGTCTCGCCCGGCCTTTCGGCCCTGGACGGCGCGCGCGCCGAGTCCCCGCTGAGCGTGGAGGTGGCCGTGCCGGACCTGACCGCGCGCGCGGCCTTTGCCGATCCAGGCCTGTACCTCACGGCCAGGGGCGCGGAAACGCTGCGCATCGAGGCCGTGAACGCCGATCAGGCGCAACTGTCCATCGACCGCATCCACGCCAACAACCTCTTCTACGCCCTGGCCACGCAAGGCTACGACCTCTTGCGCGACGAGGGCTGGAGCGGGGCCATCGCCCGCGTCCTGGGCGATCGCATCGTGGAGGAATGGATCACTCTGCCCAAGACCCGCAATACGTTGCACCACGTGCCCCTGGCCTTGGGCGAGCGCATCGGCAAGGAGCGGCCGGGGCTGTACCGCGTGCAGGTCAACCTGCCGGGCCAGTGGCGCGTGAGCCAGCGCTACGTGTGCATCACGGACATCGGCCTCACGGCCAAGCGCGCGGGCGACGACATCCTCGTCTGGACGGCCCGCTTCTCGAACCTCGCGCCAGCGGCCGGAACGCGGCTGACCGTGCTCTCGGACCAGAACCAGGTCCTGGCCGAAGGCGCGGCCGGGCCGGACGGCCTGTGGCGGGCCACCCTGCCGGACAACGCCGACGGCCGCGCAACGCCCTTCGTGGTCCTGGCCCGCGCGCCGCAGGGCGACGACTTCTCCTTCCTGCTCTTCGACGCCACGCGGGCCGACACCCAAGGACTGGACACGGGCGGCGCGCTTTTGCCGCCCTCCGGGCTTCGGGCCTTCGTCTTTGGCGAGCGCGACATCTACCGCCCCGGCGAGACCGCGCGCACGGCCCTCATCCTGCGCGGCCGCGACCTGAGCCCGCCGCCGCCCGTGCCGCTGGCCGTCAGCGTGGCCGATCCGCGCGGCCGCGAGGCGTATGCGCGCACCGTGACCACGGACGAGGCGGGCTGGGCCTTCCTGGACCTCGCCCTGCCCGGCTCGGCCGCCACCGGCCCCTTCACCATGGCTGTGCGCGCGGGCGAGGACGTGGTGGGCGAGTACCGCTTCCAGGTCGAGGAGTTCGTGCCCGACCGCATCCGCGTGGAGGTGGACGCGCCCGGCGAACCCGCTCCCGGCGCGGAGATACCGCTTGCGGTGCGCGCGGCCTGGCTCTTCGGCCCGCCCGCCGCGAACCTGCCCGTGGAAGTGCGCGCCCGGATCGAGGCCAGGCCCTTCGCGCCCAAGGGGTTCGAGGGGTTCGCCTTCGGCCGTCTGGAGGGCGAGTTCGAGCCGCGCGAAATTTTCGCCGAGGAAGGCTCCCTGGACGAGGACGGCGCGTTCACGGCGCGCCTGCGCCTGCCGGGCGGCCTGACTCCTCCGGCCGCCCTGACGCTGACCGTGGCCGGACGCGTGCGCGAGCAGGGAGGCCGAGGCGTGACCGCCGCGCGGGCCGTGGCCGTGCACGCCTATCCGGCCTATCCGGGCCTGGGCGTCCCCGGCCGCGAGGGCTTTGCGCCCGGAGCCGAGGTGGCCCTGCCCTTCGTCTGGATCACGCCCGACGGCGGGACCGCGCCCGACGCCGAACTCACGGCCCAACTCGTGGAGGAGCGCTGGCAGACCGTGCTGCGCCGCGCGGCCGACGGCTCCTTGCGCTACGTCTCGGTGAGCGATCCGCGCGTCGTGCAGACGCGGCAGGTGCGGGCCGTGGACGGCAAGGGATCGCTCTCCTTCGTCCCGCCGGGTCTTGGGGGCTATCGCATCGCCCTTGGCGATCCCGCGAGCGGGGCCGCGGCCGAGACGCGTTTTTGGGTCTCCGGCGCTGGGTTCGGGGCCTGGGCCACCAGCGACGGCGCGCGCGTGGAGATCATGGCCGACAAGAAGGACTACCGGCCCGGCGAGACGGCCGTGTTCCAACTCCGCTCGCCCTTCCCGGGCAAGGCCCTGGTGACGCTCGAACGCGACGCCGTCTTGCGCCACCAGGTGGTGGACATGCCCGGCAACACGGCCGAGGTCCGCTTTGTCCTGGACGAAGAGCACGCGCCCAACGTCTATGTCACGGCCGTGGTCGTGCGTAAGGTGGGCGACATCGCGCCGGGCGAGCCGGGCCGGGCCTTCGGCTCGACGCCCGTGAACGTCTCGCGCGAGGCCCGCAGGCTGGCCGTCTCGACCGAAGCGCCCGAGCTCTCGCGGCCCGGCACGCGCCTTGAGGCCACGGCCAAAACCGCGCCCGGCGCGCGCCTGACCCTGGCCGTGGTGGACGAAGGCGTGCTGCGTCTCATCTCGCAGAAAACGCCCGATCCCTTCGCCTATTTCCTGGCCAAGCGCGGCCTGGACGTGGAGAGTTTCGACATCTTCTCGCTGCTCTTCCCCGAGCCGCGCGGCAACCGCGCCCGGCCCGGCGGCGGCATCTCGGACGACGAGTCGCGCTACACGGGCAGCGCGCCCATCCGGCGCAGCCGCCCCGTGACCTTCTTCTCCGGGCCGCTGACCGCCGACGCCTCGGGGCTGGCGCGCTTCGCCGTGGACCTGCCCGAGGACTTCCAAGGAGCGCTTCGCATCATGGCCGTGGCCGCCCACGAGGGCCGCTTCGGCTCAAGCGAGACGGCCGCGCGGGTCAAGAGCCCGCTCGTGCTCCTGCCCTCGTTCCCGCGCTTTCTGGCCACGGGCGACACTGCCCTTACAGCCGTGACGCTTCGCAACGACACGGGCCGCGCGGGCGAATTCAGCGTGCGCCTCGCGGCCGAGGGCGCGGGCGAGGTCGAGAACCCCGCGTTCACGCTTTCGCTTCCCGAGGGCGGCGAAGGCCTGGCCCTGTTCACGCTCAGGGCGGACGACGAGGAAGGCGAGATCGACCTGAGAGTGACGGCCGAGGGCAACGGAGAGACATCGAGGACGTCCGAGACCCTGGCCGTGCGCGCCAAAAGCCCGCCCGTCACGTCCGTGTCGGGCCGTGCGCTCGAAGCGGCCGAAACCGAGCTGATCGCGCCCGACATGAGCCCCGACGTGGGCCCGATCACGCCGGGCAGCCTCAGGCGCGAACTGACCATCGGCAACCAGCCGCTGCTGCGCTTCGGCGGCCAGCTCGAACGGCTCCTGCGCTATCCCTACGGCTGCGCCGAGCAGACCGTCTCGGCCGCCTTCCCGCTGCTGCGCTTCGAGGATCTGGCCCAAACACTCGCGCCCCATCTCTTCGCGGACGCCTCGCCCAAGGCCATGGTCCAGCAGGCCATCGCCCGGCTGGGCACCATGCAGGCCGACGACGGCGGCTTCGCCATGTGGCCCGCCTTCGGCTCGGGCTGGTCCGACGCGCCGAGTTCAGAGCCCTACGTCTCGGTCTATGCGGCCCACTTCCTGGTCGCGGCCGACCGCCTTGGCTTCGCGGTCCAGCCCGGCCTGCTCGGTCCGGCCCTGGACTACGTCGGCAGGCAGGCGCGCGGCAGCGGCACGGGCGCGTCCGCGCTGCGCGTGCGGGCCTACGCCTGCTTCGTCCTGGCCCAGGCCGGACGGCCCGAGCGCGGCGTCATGGACGCCTTGCGCGAGCGCCATCTCGCGGCCATGCCGCCCGACGCCAGGGCGCTCCTGGCGGCTTCCTACGCCCTGGTGGGCGAGGCGGAGCAGGCGCGCGGCGCGGCCGCCTTCGGCGATCCCGTCTTCACGGCCGCGCGCGAAAGCGGCGGCGACCTCGACTCGCCCGTGCGCGCCCGAGCCCTGACCCTGCTCGGCCTGTCCTATTCCGTGCCCGACGACCCACGCCTCGCGCCCCTGGCCACGGACCTCTCGGCGCGGCTTTCGGCCGACGCCTGGTTCACCACCCAGGAGACGGCGCTTGGCTTCATGGCGCTCGGCCACTACCTCGGCCAGCGCCGCGAGGCCGGGAGCTTCGCGGGCGAGGTGATCCTGCCCGACGGCTCGCGCCACGCCGTGTCGAGCGACAAGACCGTGACGCTGCGCGACATCCGGGGCGACGGCCCGATCAAGGTGCGCCTTAACGAGGGCTTTTCGCCCGGCGCGGCGCTGATCAGCCTGCGGGCCACGGCCGCGCCGACAGGGCCGCTGCCGCCCGAGAGCCAGGGACTCAGCGTGGCGCGCGCCTTCCTCGACCGCGAGGGGAATCCCGTGGACCTTGCGGCCGTGCGCCAGGGCGATCTGGTGGTCGTGCGCACCGAGGTCGCCTCGCAGTCCGGCCGCGTGGACAACGTGGCCCTGCTCTCGCTTCTGCCCGCCGGATTCGAGGTGGAGAACCCGCGCCTGACCTCCACGGAGCGGCTGCCCTGGATGGAGACCCTGTCCGATCCACTCTGGCAGGACCTGCGCGACGACCGCACGGCCGTCTTCGCCTCAATCACGGCCGAAAAACCCCTGACCGTGTACACGCTTTTGCGCGCGGTCACGGCCGGGGAGTTCGCCGTGCCCGCGCCGCTGGCCGAGGCCATGTACGACCCCGGCGTGTACGCGCGCGGCGAGGCCGGGCGGCTGAGCGTGACGCGCGGGCAATAG
- the phnC gene encoding phosphonate ABC transporter ATP-binding protein gives MRDATAGALVRHDTTGSGSDSGRSPAVSWTAPARASDAAGDAAPDKASRAPSGESPSLAVQGLVKEYAPGKPVLKGIDLTFAGQGMTAVIGPSGTGKSTLIRCINRLTEPTSGRILFAGEDLARLSGRALRRARCRIGMVFQEYNLVERLSVIENVLCGALGRTPVWRAWLRRFAADDLDAAFGLLDMVGLSEFAMARADALSGGQRQRVGIARALMQRPSLILADEPTSSLDPKTSVEIMELMARMAREREIPVIVNIHNVGLARRFAGRVVGMSRGMVVYDGPPEGLDDAILADIYGGEDWLCDETRGQAGARGPRGPRPLDAEPVDGV, from the coding sequence ATGCGCGACGCGACCGCAGGCGCGCTCGTGCGCCACGACACCACGGGGAGCGGCTCGGATTCGGGCCGCTCCCCGGCCGTCTCCTGGACGGCTCCGGCCAGGGCTTCGGACGCGGCGGGCGACGCCGCGCCGGACAAGGCCTCGCGGGCTCCTTCCGGTGAATCTCCATCCCTGGCCGTCCAGGGGCTGGTCAAGGAATACGCGCCCGGCAAGCCGGTTCTCAAGGGCATCGACCTGACCTTCGCGGGCCAGGGCATGACGGCCGTGATCGGCCCCTCGGGCACGGGCAAGAGCACCCTGATCCGCTGCATCAACCGCCTGACGGAACCCACGTCCGGCCGTATCCTCTTCGCGGGCGAGGACTTGGCCCGGCTCTCGGGCCGGGCGCTTCGCCGGGCGCGCTGCCGCATTGGTATGGTCTTTCAGGAGTACAACCTCGTGGAGCGCCTGAGCGTCATCGAGAACGTGCTCTGTGGGGCGCTCGGCCGCACGCCCGTCTGGCGAGCCTGGCTCAGACGCTTCGCGGCCGACGACCTGGACGCGGCCTTCGGCCTGCTGGACATGGTGGGGCTCTCCGAGTTCGCCATGGCGCGCGCCGACGCCCTTTCCGGCGGCCAGCGCCAGCGCGTGGGCATCGCCCGGGCGCTGATGCAGCGGCCGAGCCTCATCCTGGCCGACGAGCCCACCTCCTCGCTGGATCCCAAGACCTCGGTGGAGATCATGGAGCTCATGGCCCGCATGGCCCGCGAGCGGGAAATCCCCGTGATCGTCAACATCCACAACGTGGGGCTCGCGCGGCGCTTCGCCGGGCGCGTGGTTGGCATGTCGCGGGGCATGGTGGTCTACGACGGCCCGCCCGAGGGCCTTGACGACGCCATCCTGGCCGACATCTACGGCGGCGAGGACTGGCTGTGCGACGAGACGCGCGGCCAGGCCGGGGCGCGCGGTCCGCGCGGTCCAAGGCCCCTCGACGCGGAGCCCGTCGATGGCGTCTAG
- the pbpC gene encoding penicillin-binding protein 1C: protein MREREDARDASGDRGDAPPKAPGDRFARARKKLLLGAALVLGLAAGGVALLDALFPFPMDRLAPPGALIVSDRNGVELRWFMAPDGTWRLPVTDEEIPELLRLAVIAAEDRRFRLHPGVDPLAVVRAAWQNLASGRVVSGGSTLTMQLARMAEPRPRTFAAKCVEAFRAVQITLRLSKDEQLALWLSRAPMGGNLEGVGAAARLLFGKRPAELSAGEIALLAVLPRAPTRLNPARNPEAARAARDATLRMLAEQGVLTPETAREAMRKPLPARAYPPPFLAPHAAEAALREARALGPAALAQGRIQTTLEAGMQRRVQAALVARASWLRAQSLENAAAVVMDARSGEILAYAGSIDYLDLARHGPIDAVRILRSPGSALKPFLYALAMDDGLIAPESRLLDVPTDYAGYVARNFDGRHAGPVTAREALARSLNVPAVRLLADVGVSRFLDLLRAGGLSTLDKPPGHYGLPLALGACEVRLLDLTALYASLEQGGEWRAPRLVQGGEQASATRLFSPEAAWLTHEILATVARPDLPEAWRLTRDAPAMSYKTGTSFGHRDAWAVGLSGGLAVGVWAGNLDGSPIRDLSGASVAAPILFDVLRAVAPAGGRPAPPEGLRLARAMVCEESRQLPTELCERSVEITVISGRTRLVPDTMRRRVFVDARSGLAVSGECLAGREVKAVAYTAWPPELLAFWRSRGIAPESPAPAPDPACGGAALGHAPRIVSPSPATPYLIRPSTPLEHQRIALTAQAESGVARLSWFMDGDLAAFGPPHAPLFVDLRPGRHRIAVVDDHGRMDAVTFEVR from the coding sequence ATGAGGGAGCGGGAAGACGCGAGGGACGCTTCGGGGGATCGCGGCGACGCGCCGCCAAAGGCGCCCGGAGACCGGTTCGCGCGCGCGAGAAAGAAGCTCCTTCTGGGCGCGGCGCTGGTCCTTGGTCTCGCGGCCGGAGGGGTCGCGCTGCTCGACGCCCTCTTTCCCTTCCCCATGGACAGGCTGGCCCCGCCCGGCGCGCTGATCGTCAGCGACCGAAACGGCGTGGAACTCCGCTGGTTCATGGCCCCGGACGGGACGTGGCGGCTGCCCGTAACGGACGAGGAGATTCCGGAGCTTCTGCGCCTGGCCGTGATCGCGGCCGAGGACCGCCGTTTCCGCCTGCATCCGGGCGTGGACCCGCTGGCCGTGGTCCGCGCGGCCTGGCAGAACCTCGCATCCGGCCGCGTGGTCTCGGGCGGCTCCACGCTGACCATGCAGCTTGCGCGCATGGCCGAGCCACGGCCCCGCACTTTCGCGGCCAAGTGCGTCGAGGCCTTCAGGGCCGTGCAGATCACCCTTCGTCTCTCCAAGGACGAACAGCTCGCGCTGTGGCTCTCTCGCGCGCCCATGGGCGGCAACCTCGAAGGCGTGGGCGCGGCCGCGCGGCTGCTCTTCGGCAAGCGCCCGGCCGAGCTTTCGGCGGGCGAGATTGCCCTTTTGGCCGTGCTGCCGCGCGCGCCGACGCGGCTCAATCCGGCCAGGAACCCAGAGGCCGCGCGGGCCGCGCGCGACGCCACGCTGCGCATGCTGGCCGAGCAGGGCGTGCTCACGCCCGAGACGGCGCGCGAGGCCATGCGAAAACCGCTGCCCGCGCGCGCCTATCCCCCGCCCTTCCTCGCTCCCCACGCGGCCGAGGCCGCGCTGCGCGAGGCCCGTGCGCTCGGCCCCGCAGCCCTGGCCCAGGGCCGCATCCAAACGACCTTGGAGGCCGGGATGCAGCGCCGCGTGCAGGCCGCGCTCGTGGCGCGGGCCTCCTGGCTGCGCGCCCAAAGCCTGGAGAACGCGGCGGCCGTGGTCATGGACGCGCGAAGCGGCGAAATCCTGGCCTACGCGGGCTCCATCGACTACCTGGACCTGGCCCGTCACGGCCCCATCGACGCGGTGCGCATCCTGCGCTCGCCCGGCTCCGCGCTCAAGCCCTTCCTCTACGCCCTGGCCATGGACGACGGGCTCATCGCGCCGGAATCAAGGCTTTTGGACGTGCCCACGGACTACGCGGGCTACGTGGCCCGCAACTTCGACGGCCGCCACGCCGGGCCGGTCACGGCGCGCGAGGCCCTGGCCCGCTCCCTGAACGTCCCGGCCGTGCGCCTTCTGGCCGATGTGGGCGTGTCCCGGTTCCTCGACCTTTTGCGCGCCGGGGGCCTTTCGACCCTGGACAAGCCGCCCGGACACTACGGCCTGCCCCTGGCGCTCGGGGCCTGCGAGGTGCGGCTCCTCGACCTCACGGCGCTTTACGCCTCGCTGGAGCAAGGCGGCGAGTGGCGCGCCCCGCGCCTTGTGCAGGGCGGCGAGCAAGCGTCCGCCACGCGCCTCTTCTCGCCCGAGGCGGCCTGGCTCACGCACGAGATCCTGGCCACGGTGGCCAGGCCCGACCTGCCCGAGGCTTGGCGCTTGACGCGCGACGCCCCGGCCATGTCCTACAAGACCGGCACCTCGTTCGGCCACCGCGACGCCTGGGCCGTGGGCCTTTCCGGCGGACTGGCCGTGGGCGTGTGGGCGGGCAACCTGGACGGCTCGCCGATCAGGGATTTGAGCGGCGCGAGCGTGGCCGCGCCCATTCTCTTCGATGTGCTGCGCGCCGTGGCTCCGGCTGGCGGCCGCCCCGCGCCGCCCGAGGGGCTTCGCCTGGCCAGGGCCATGGTCTGCGAGGAGAGCAGGCAACTGCCCACCGAACTTTGCGAGCGCAGCGTGGAGATCACCGTGATTTCGGGCCGCACCAGGCTTGTGCCCGACACCATGCGCCGCCGCGTCTTCGTGGACGCGCGAAGCGGGCTGGCCGTGTCCGGCGAGTGTCTGGCCGGGCGCGAGGTCAAGGCCGTGGCCTACACGGCCTGGCCGCCCGAACTGCTGGCCTTCTGGCGTTCACGCGGCATCGCGCCCGAAAGCCCCGCGCCCGCGCCCGATCCGGCCTGCGGCGGCGCGGCTTTGGGCCACGCGCCGCGCATCGTCTCGCCAAGCCCGGCCACGCCCTACCTCATCCGGCCCTCGACGCCGCTCGAACACCAGCGCATCGCCCTCACGGCCCAGGCGGAGAGCGGCGTGGCGCGGCTCTCCTGGTTCATGGACGGCGACCTCGCGGCCTTCGGCCCGCCCCACGCGCCGCTCTTCGTGGACCTGCGGCCCGGCCGCCACCGCATCGCCGTGGTGGACGACCACGGCCGCATGGACGCCGTGACCTTCGAGGTCAGGTAA
- the phnE gene encoding phosphonate ABC transporter, permease protein PhnE, with product MASRRNPFRPKPLVLFGWLALALYTAYAASLLDFSLDRFLFGLGNGARFLGRMFPPELGRWNILLEDLAESMQIAVLASAFGVALSLPVGFLAARNLMPPLVTWPARGVIALCRSFHPVIVAILFVKAVGFGALAGILALIVFSVGFIAKLFAEAIEEISLKQVEAVRATGAGFPAVVLFGVMPQVTSRFLNFSTYQVEVNLRNSTMVGIVGAGGIGGTLFAAFQRFDYDFVATILISIIVLIMVGEALTDRVRAVFK from the coding sequence ATGGCGTCTAGGCGAAATCCCTTCCGCCCCAAGCCCCTGGTCCTGTTCGGCTGGCTCGCGCTCGCGCTCTACACGGCCTATGCCGCGTCCCTTCTGGACTTCAGCCTGGACCGCTTCCTCTTCGGCCTGGGCAACGGCGCGCGGTTCCTGGGCCGCATGTTCCCGCCGGAACTGGGCAGGTGGAACATCCTCCTGGAAGACCTAGCCGAGAGCATGCAGATCGCGGTGCTGGCCTCGGCCTTCGGCGTGGCGCTCTCGCTGCCCGTGGGATTTCTGGCCGCGCGAAACCTCATGCCGCCGCTCGTGACCTGGCCCGCGCGCGGCGTCATCGCCCTGTGCCGGTCGTTTCACCCGGTGATCGTGGCCATCCTTTTCGTCAAGGCCGTGGGCTTCGGGGCGCTGGCGGGCATCCTGGCCCTGATCGTCTTTTCCGTCGGCTTCATCGCCAAACTCTTCGCCGAGGCCATCGAGGAGATATCGCTCAAGCAGGTGGAGGCCGTGCGGGCCACGGGCGCTGGTTTTCCGGCGGTGGTCCTCTTCGGGGTCATGCCGCAGGTCACCTCGCGCTTCCTCAACTTCAGCACCTATCAGGTGGAGGTCAACCTGCGCAATTCGACCATGGTCGGCATCGTGGGCGCGGGCGGCATCGGCGGCACGCTCTTCGCGGCCTTCCAGCGCTTCGACTATGATTTCGTGGCCACCATCCTGATTTCGATCATCGTCTTGATCATGGTCGGCGAAGCCCTGACCGACCGCGTGCGGGCGGTGTTCAAATGA
- the phnE gene encoding phosphonate ABC transporter, permease protein PhnE → MIASQREWVRFTPRERFARTFVWLAAVAAFVWSLRTVEVIPEFLYDAPSQMADMLSRMWPMDTAHYAQGVHRALVETLHVATLGTILTVFLAVPVGLLTSRAVTPSRTLNTLGRLVLVSSRSVNTLVWALLFVAVFGPGALAGTMAIAFRSVGFVGKLLAEALDEGDPGPVEALAASGAPYPSVLLKAHWPQVKPAFWSIILFRWDINVRESAVLGLVGAGGIGMALDTAMNLFYWDRVALVLATIFTVVILTEILVTFIRKRILRG, encoded by the coding sequence ATGATTGCCTCGCAGCGCGAGTGGGTGCGCTTCACCCCGCGCGAACGGTTCGCGCGCACCTTCGTCTGGCTGGCCGCCGTGGCGGCCTTCGTCTGGTCGTTGCGCACGGTGGAGGTGATCCCGGAGTTCCTTTACGACGCGCCGAGCCAGATGGCCGACATGCTCTCGCGCATGTGGCCCATGGACACGGCCCATTACGCGCAGGGGGTGCACAGGGCGCTCGTGGAGACGCTGCACGTGGCCACGCTGGGCACCATCCTCACGGTCTTTCTGGCCGTGCCGGTGGGGCTTCTCACCTCGCGGGCCGTGACCCCCTCGCGAACGCTCAACACGCTCGGGCGGCTGGTCCTCGTCTCCTCGCGCTCGGTCAACACCCTGGTCTGGGCGCTCCTCTTCGTGGCCGTGTTCGGGCCGGGCGCGCTGGCCGGGACCATGGCCATCGCGTTTCGCTCCGTGGGCTTCGTGGGCAAGCTCCTGGCCGAGGCCCTGGACGAGGGCGACCCCGGCCCGGTGGAGGCCCTGGCCGCCTCGGGCGCGCCGTATCCGAGCGTGCTGCTCAAGGCGCACTGGCCGCAGGTCAAGCCCGCGTTCTGGTCGATCATCCTCTTCCGCTGGGACATCAACGTGCGCGAGTCGGCCGTGCTCGGCCTGGTGGGCGCGGGCGGCATCGGCATGGCCCTGGACACGGCCATGAACCTCTTCTACTGGGACCGCGTCGCGCTCGTTCTGGCGACCATCTTCACGGTCGTGATCCTGACGGAAATCCTGGTCACGTTCATCCGCAAGCGCATCCTGCGCGGCTGA